One genomic segment of Ignavibacteriota bacterium includes these proteins:
- a CDS encoding PD40 domain-containing protein: MKKIVLLSIIFSINIFSQIDDFDPDYSWYTIEGEHVAVHYHTEAERSARTVLKIAEDVWGPITSLYNYEPEKVHYIIKDIDDYSNGATYFFDNKIEIWASALDFDLRGSHNWLRNVISHEFTHMVQIQAAMKVSRAIPAFYLQFLNYEDKRRPDILYGFPNFIASYPIATINMPAWFAEGTAQYMRKEFDYDNWDSHRDMILRSYVLDNKMLTWNEMGVFSKTSLGNESVYNSGFALTKYIAQKYGEDKLNDITRKLGKLTNFTIDAAFEDVLGKDGNEIYNEWKDYLTKDYIERIKNVRANEVKGKQIVDEGFGNFYPAFSPNGKEIYFISNSGGNYFVNSGLYKLNLETKEKELIKSGIRSTFSFIKNTNKIVYAKLSEENPKWTNIHDLYIYDLDSEDEKRITYGWRANNPSVSSDGKKITFIFQRDGTANIGICDIDGKNFKKLTFFEKGEQVFNPKFSKNGSEILFEYSYHHGRDIAKVNIDGSNFEFLLKEKFDERNAFYSDENKIIYCSDETGIFNIYEFDIITKNKTQITNVVGSAFMPSMNEQNKIVYAGYTSTGYKIFELENYSENSVNSNMKYIQSANPPLNIDKSKGDISEEVFAKLRNFNDNEIQKVQEKNYSGAFTKLTILPFIRYDNYNTSNSAIDKIKPGVYLTSSDMLNRYSFFAGGSINTRLERDLFLTFIFKNKVPLLYSLGLKPELSVDVYSISRKADVDIQFGADTVNGIPTFESAVNADVTYNLFEVDLAAKHKIFNPMHNLEFRFIYSQYSAAIGSFIFPNTSTLYPSSSDNYFIGRNLQLTYSFNSIYPTTDSDINPVGIEVEARYNYEMNKYNPDGEYDIKNGVLVPIYKNFSFHRLELNLKNYFQIYDEHTLSARFRLGTILGPQVPDFFDFYLGGLVGMKGYPFYAISGNELAWLNLTYRLPIFKNIDYRLGHLYIDKLFFSVNGDYGNAWNDEFPEFSDFKKGAGAELRLKMISFYLFPTSLFFNASYAFDEYEKIVRDENILYGKEWNFYGGILFEFSF, from the coding sequence ACAAAATTGAAATTTGGGCTTCTGCATTGGACTTTGATTTGCGTGGTTCTCATAATTGGTTGAGAAATGTAATTTCTCATGAGTTTACGCACATGGTTCAAATTCAAGCTGCGATGAAAGTTAGCAGAGCAATTCCCGCTTTTTATCTTCAATTTTTAAATTATGAAGACAAACGTCGTCCCGATATTCTTTATGGATTCCCTAATTTTATTGCATCTTATCCAATTGCTACTATAAACATGCCCGCATGGTTTGCCGAAGGAACAGCTCAATACATGCGCAAAGAATTTGATTATGATAATTGGGATTCTCATCGTGATATGATTTTGCGTTCTTATGTTCTTGATAATAAAATGCTCACATGGAATGAAATGGGAGTTTTTAGTAAAACAAGTTTGGGAAATGAATCTGTTTATAATTCCGGGTTTGCGTTAACAAAATATATTGCGCAAAAATATGGCGAAGATAAATTAAATGATATAACCCGCAAATTAGGAAAACTTACAAACTTCACTATTGATGCGGCTTTTGAAGATGTTTTAGGTAAAGATGGAAATGAAATTTATAATGAATGGAAAGATTATCTTACAAAAGATTATATCGAGAGAATTAAAAATGTTAGAGCGAATGAAGTAAAAGGTAAGCAAATTGTTGATGAAGGATTTGGAAATTTTTATCCTGCTTTTTCACCAAACGGAAAAGAAATTTATTTCATCTCAAATTCCGGCGGAAATTATTTTGTTAATTCCGGTTTGTACAAACTGAATTTGGAAACGAAGGAAAAAGAACTAATTAAATCCGGAATTCGTTCAACATTTAGTTTTATAAAAAACACAAATAAAATTGTTTATGCAAAATTGAGTGAAGAAAATCCTAAATGGACGAACATTCACGATTTATATATTTATGATTTAGATAGTGAAGATGAAAAGCGAATTACATACGGTTGGCGCGCAAATAATCCAAGTGTTTCTTCAGATGGAAAGAAAATTACTTTTATATTTCAAAGAGATGGAACTGCAAATATTGGAATTTGTGATATTGATGGAAAGAATTTTAAGAAGTTAACATTTTTTGAAAAAGGTGAGCAAGTTTTTAATCCTAAGTTTTCTAAGAACGGAAGCGAAATTTTATTTGAATATTCATATCATCATGGAAGAGATATTGCAAAAGTAAATATTGACGGAAGCAATTTTGAATTTTTGCTGAAAGAAAAATTTGATGAACGAAATGCATTTTATTCTGATGAAAATAAAATTATTTATTGCTCAGATGAAACCGGAATTTTTAACATTTATGAATTTGATATAATTACCAAAAATAAAACTCAAATTACAAATGTTGTTGGAAGTGCATTTATGCCTTCAATGAACGAACAAAATAAAATTGTTTATGCTGGTTATACTTCAACTGGATATAAGATTTTTGAATTAGAAAATTATTCAGAAAATTCTGTTAACTCGAATATGAAATATATTCAATCAGCAAATCCGCCTTTGAATATTGATAAATCAAAAGGTGATATTTCTGAAGAAGTTTTTGCCAAACTTAGAAATTTTAATGATAATGAAATTCAGAAAGTTCAAGAAAAAAATTATTCGGGTGCATTTACAAAACTTACAATTTTACCGTTTATTCGTTATGATAATTATAACACTTCAAATTCTGCAATAGATAAAATTAAACCCGGCGTATATTTAACATCATCAGATATGTTAAATCGTTATTCATTTTTTGCCGGAGGTTCAATAAATACAAGGCTTGAGCGCGATTTATTTTTAACATTTATTTTTAAAAATAAAGTTCCGTTATTATATAGTTTGGGATTAAAACCGGAATTATCTGTTGACGTTTATTCCATAAGCAGAAAAGCCGATGTTGATATTCAATTTGGAGCAGATACTGTTAATGGAATTCCAACTTTTGAAAGCGCAGTAAATGCAGATGTTACATATAATTTATTTGAAGTAGATCTTGCAGCTAAGCATAAAATTTTTAATCCAATGCACAATTTGGAATTCAGATTTATATACAGCCAATATTCTGCCGCAATTGGGAGTTTTATTTTTCCTAATACTTCAACTTTGTATCCGAGCAGCAGTGATAATTATTTTATCGGAAGAAATTTGCAGCTAACTTATTCATTCAATTCTATTTATCCAACAACCGATAGCGATATAAATCCCGTGGGTATTGAGGTTGAAGCAAGATACAATTACGAAATGAATAAATATAATCCCGATGGAGAATATGATATTAAAAATGGTGTGCTCGTTCCAATTTATAAAAATTTTAGTTTCCATAGATTAGAGTTGAACTTAAAAAATTATTTTCAGATTTATGATGAACATACTTTATCCGCAAGATTTAGATTGGGAACAATTTTGGGTCCACAAGTTCCGGACTTTTTTGATTTCTATCTCGGCGGATTAGTTGGAATGAAAGGTTATCCTTTTTATGCAATAAGCGGAAACGAACTTGCTTGGTTAAATTTAACTTACCGTTTACCAATATTTAAAAATATTGATTACAGACTTGGACATTTATACATTGATAAATTATTCTTTTCTGTGAATGGAGATTATGGAAATGCATGGAATGATGAATTTCCCGAATTTAGTGATTTCAAAAAAGGCGCCGGCGCAGAATTAAGATTAAAAATGATTTCATTTTATTTATTTCCTACAAGTTTATTTTTTAATGCTTCTTATGCTTTTGATGAATATGAAAAAATTGTTAGAGATGAAAATATTTTGTACGGTAAAGAATGGAATTTCTACGGTGGAATTTTATTTGAATTTAGTTTTTAG